One Microlunatus soli genomic window carries:
- the nusB gene encoding transcription antitermination factor NusB, whose amino-acid sequence MSAQPSRGPDTSGRTRSTRTKARKRALDILFEAELRGRTAIETLAERTADADPPVRDYTAQLVRGVEEHRPELDGRITAHLAAGWSLPRMPRVDRAAIRIAVYEIDHVADVPDAVAVSEAVELVGELSTDESPSYVNGLLGAILTDKLRPTD is encoded by the coding sequence GTGTCGGCGCAACCCTCGCGCGGCCCGGACACGTCGGGTCGCACCCGGTCCACTCGGACCAAGGCGCGTAAGCGTGCGTTGGACATCCTGTTCGAGGCGGAGCTGCGGGGCCGGACGGCGATCGAAACCCTGGCCGAGCGGACCGCCGACGCCGATCCACCGGTCCGTGACTACACGGCCCAGCTGGTCCGCGGGGTCGAGGAACACCGCCCCGAGCTGGACGGCCGGATCACCGCCCATCTGGCCGCCGGGTGGTCGCTGCCCCGGATGCCGCGGGTGGACCGGGCCGCCATCCGGATCGCGGTGTACGAGATCGATCACGTCGCCGACGTGCCCGACGCCGTCGCGGTCTCGGAGGCCGTCGAACTGGTCGGGGAGTTGTCCACCGACGAATCGCCGAGCTATGTCAACGGGCTGCTCGGCGCCATCCTCACCGACAAGCTGCGACCCACGGACTGA
- the efp gene encoding elongation factor P has translation MISTNDLKNGTVLDLDGQLWTVIWFQHHKPGKGNTVVRTKLKAVLSGKVVDKTFNSDTKVADAQVDRREMQYLYFDGSSWVFMDTQTYDQLSLEENVVGDAKNYLLEEQLVTVALHEENPLYIDLPASVELEVTYTEPGLQGDRSSGGTKPATVQTGLQIQVPLFLTTGEKVKVDTRTGEYLGRIGS, from the coding sequence GTGATCTCGACCAACGATCTGAAGAACGGCACCGTGCTCGACCTCGACGGCCAGCTCTGGACCGTGATCTGGTTCCAGCATCACAAGCCCGGCAAGGGCAACACCGTGGTCCGGACCAAGCTGAAGGCCGTGCTGTCCGGCAAGGTCGTGGACAAGACCTTCAACTCCGACACCAAGGTCGCCGACGCCCAGGTCGACCGGCGGGAGATGCAGTACCTCTACTTCGACGGCTCCAGCTGGGTGTTCATGGACACCCAGACCTATGACCAGTTGAGCCTGGAGGAGAACGTCGTCGGCGATGCGAAGAACTACCTGCTCGAGGAGCAGTTGGTCACCGTCGCCCTGCACGAGGAAAATCCGCTCTACATCGATCTGCCGGCCTCGGTCGAGCTCGAGGTCACCTACACCGAGCCGGGGCTGCAGGGCGACCGGAGCTCCGGCGGCACCAAGCCGGCCACCGTCCAGACCGGGCTGCAGATCCAGGTGCCGCTGTTCCTGACCACCGGCGAGAAGGTCAAGGTCGACACCCGGACCGGCGAGTACCTCGGCCGGATCGGCAGCTGA
- a CDS encoding ribosomal protein L7/L12, translated as MDWVLVAVTAGAVLVAIAVAGRQRRAVRVQQERLRQLESRLDSALAQQQPAPGTPPAVQNPSAQNPDDISFVGYPQYANRRQPRFGPDPRLDEVLRLVREGKKIRAIKVYRELTGVGLAEAKAAVEGLTR; from the coding sequence ATGGATTGGGTGCTCGTCGCAGTGACGGCAGGTGCAGTGCTGGTGGCGATCGCGGTCGCCGGCCGGCAGCGTCGGGCGGTCCGCGTTCAGCAGGAGCGGCTGCGGCAGTTGGAATCCAGGCTGGACTCCGCCCTGGCGCAGCAGCAACCCGCTCCGGGAACACCCCCGGCGGTGCAGAACCCGAGCGCGCAGAATCCGGACGACATCTCCTTCGTCGGTTACCCCCAATACGCGAACCGGCGACAGCCTCGGTTCGGCCCCGATCCGCGTCTGGACGAGGTGCTCCGGTTGGTCCGGGAGGGTAAGAAGATCCGCGCGATCAAGGTGTACCGGGAGCTGACGGGCGTCGGTCTTGCCGAGGCGAAGGCCGCCGTCGAGGGGCTCACCCGGTAG
- a CDS encoding GNAT family N-acetyltransferase — MIRTEFLAKQPTLKTARTQLVPMGPRFGPQLWRSLQNHDTDKLTGTHGTFTEDQVRKHLENLPGRSDRADWAIIRNDDSSYLGEVVLNDLDADNESMNYRISLRGLDVAGQGYGTEAGEAVINFGLGLVGLHRISLGVYAFNERAIRSYTKLGFETEGVLRHALHWDGQWYDQILMAKLAPGALDDDPPTTTDPAATTDPGAEGVH; from the coding sequence GTGATCCGCACCGAGTTCCTGGCCAAACAGCCGACCCTGAAGACCGCGCGCACCCAACTGGTGCCGATGGGTCCACGGTTCGGACCGCAGCTGTGGCGATCGCTGCAGAATCACGACACCGACAAGCTGACCGGCACCCATGGCACCTTCACCGAGGACCAGGTCCGCAAACATCTGGAGAATCTGCCTGGCCGCTCCGACCGCGCCGACTGGGCGATCATCCGCAACGACGACAGCAGCTATCTGGGCGAGGTCGTGCTCAATGATCTTGATGCCGATAACGAGAGCATGAACTACCGGATCAGCCTGCGCGGACTCGACGTCGCCGGCCAGGGCTATGGCACCGAGGCCGGTGAAGCAGTGATCAACTTCGGCCTCGGACTGGTCGGCCTGCACCGGATCAGTCTCGGCGTCTACGCCTTCAACGAACGGGCGATCAGGTCCTACACCAAGCTCGGCTTCGAGACCGAGGGCGTGCTGCGGCATGCGCTGCACTGGGACGGCCAGTGGTACGACCAGATCCTGATGGCCAAGCTCGCCCCCGGTGCGCTGGACGACGATCCGCCGACGACAACCGACCCGGCTGCGACAACCGATCCGGGAGCCGAAGGGGTGCATTGA
- a CDS encoding VOC family protein — translation MGDSTVESVLVRYIVDDVDAAIDFYTGLLGFAVQMHPAPGFAIVTRGALRLALSAPGGSGGGGQAMPDGTVPMPGGWNRFSLEVTDLQAEVERLRDAGAEFRNDIVAGVGGQQILVQDPAGNPVELFEPGR, via the coding sequence ATGGGCGACTCCACGGTCGAATCGGTTCTGGTGCGCTACATCGTCGACGACGTCGATGCCGCTATCGACTTCTACACCGGACTGCTCGGTTTTGCGGTCCAGATGCATCCGGCGCCGGGGTTCGCGATCGTCACCCGCGGCGCCCTCCGACTCGCATTGTCGGCTCCCGGTGGTTCCGGCGGTGGCGGTCAGGCGATGCCGGACGGAACGGTGCCGATGCCGGGCGGCTGGAACAGGTTCAGCCTCGAGGTCACCGATCTGCAGGCCGAGGTCGAGCGACTGCGCGATGCCGGCGCGGAGTTCCGCAATGACATCGTCGCCGGGGTCGGCGGCCAGCAGATCCTGGTGCAGGATCCGGCAGGCAATCCGGTGGAACTGTTCGAGCCGGGGCGCTGA
- a CDS encoding right-handed parallel beta-helix repeat-containing protein, translating to MRTRRAWRRFSTVGVAVVLALLSAIVGPLQQADASTKNVPGQFVSKLYTEALGRVPTSTEWNAAVQQFADGGCTAQTLADLGQSVYTSADFARLGYDNPAKLTTLFRGAWNAEADPGLLAQWQSGLSQGESWSAVVAQFFVAPQFTELVPKICRGGSDSSATSYGMSGEAADGLPRATGGFAGTEEDLQRTLDQTPAGGTVQLAGRAVVRVTKPLRVPSGVTLTTSGEPATEQYAEMGRLVRAGDFDAAMVDVADGARLSGVWIDGARNNPDNSAPERTNVRVLGGTGTAVVGNKISNTAGSASVQVLGESAGHSCSRVVVSKNLITAYSNDHYLTKELSRDRTTGTWSDGIDVGCSDSTVTDNQIVDTGGVGIMLYRGADDTSRPQRSTISGNTIASAGVPMYAAIAVNPLYYVLSKGEAKDYDFGGSTISENHLWTAPNTHFVIGISIGSRPWYGGMAMVGANSGHGVSVAGNGTSGIGARVRTGIAVSGMDDVRITSDPAVWQHGVPGKSGDACPSTDVAASKTAGTADGLDTEVSFENTDLDGCMGEP from the coding sequence ATGAGAACACGACGAGCATGGCGACGGTTCAGCACCGTCGGCGTCGCCGTCGTGTTGGCGCTGCTCAGCGCGATCGTCGGACCGCTGCAGCAGGCTGACGCGAGCACCAAGAACGTTCCGGGACAGTTCGTTTCCAAGCTCTACACCGAGGCACTCGGCAGGGTCCCGACCAGCACGGAGTGGAACGCAGCCGTCCAGCAGTTCGCCGACGGCGGCTGCACCGCGCAGACCCTGGCCGATCTCGGACAGAGCGTCTACACCTCGGCCGACTTCGCCCGGCTCGGATACGACAACCCGGCCAAGCTGACCACCCTGTTCCGTGGCGCCTGGAATGCCGAGGCCGATCCCGGTCTGCTGGCCCAGTGGCAGAGCGGTCTGTCCCAGGGCGAATCCTGGTCGGCGGTGGTCGCGCAGTTCTTCGTCGCGCCGCAGTTCACCGAACTTGTTCCGAAGATCTGCCGCGGCGGCTCGGACTCCAGCGCGACCTCCTACGGGATGTCGGGTGAGGCGGCCGACGGACTGCCGCGAGCGACCGGCGGCTTCGCCGGCACCGAGGAGGACCTGCAGCGCACCCTGGACCAGACGCCAGCCGGCGGCACCGTACAGCTCGCCGGGCGGGCGGTCGTCCGGGTGACCAAACCGCTGCGGGTGCCGTCCGGGGTAACGCTGACCACCTCCGGCGAACCGGCGACCGAGCAGTACGCCGAGATGGGCCGGCTGGTCCGAGCCGGTGACTTCGACGCAGCGATGGTCGACGTCGCCGACGGAGCCAGACTGAGCGGGGTGTGGATCGACGGTGCCCGGAACAATCCGGACAACTCCGCACCCGAACGGACCAACGTCAGAGTGCTCGGCGGAACCGGAACCGCCGTCGTGGGCAACAAGATCTCCAACACCGCTGGCTCGGCCAGCGTCCAGGTCCTCGGCGAGTCCGCCGGGCACAGCTGCAGCCGGGTCGTCGTCAGCAAGAACCTGATCACCGCCTACTCCAACGATCACTACCTGACCAAGGAGCTGTCCCGGGACCGCACCACCGGGACCTGGAGCGACGGCATCGACGTCGGCTGTTCCGACAGCACGGTCACCGACAACCAGATCGTCGACACCGGCGGCGTCGGCATCATGCTCTACCGCGGCGCCGACGACACCTCCCGCCCTCAGCGGTCGACCATCTCCGGCAACACCATCGCCTCGGCCGGGGTGCCGATGTACGCCGCCATTGCGGTCAACCCGCTCTACTACGTGCTGAGCAAGGGCGAGGCCAAGGACTACGACTTCGGTGGCAGTACGATCAGCGAGAACCATCTGTGGACCGCGCCCAACACCCACTTCGTGATCGGGATCAGCATCGGCAGCAGGCCCTGGTACGGCGGGATGGCGATGGTCGGAGCCAACAGCGGCCACGGTGTCAGCGTCGCGGGCAACGGAACCTCCGGGATCGGCGCGCGGGTGCGCACCGGTATCGCGGTCAGCGGGATGGACGACGTGCGGATCACATCGGATCCGGCGGTCTGGCAGCACGGTGTTCCCGGCAAGTCCGGCGACGCCTGCCCCTCCACCGACGTCGCCGCCTCCAAGACTGCCGGCACCGCAGACGGGCTGGACACCGAGGTCAGCTTCGAAAACACCGATCTCGACGGCTGCATGGGCGAGCCCTGA
- the aroB gene encoding 3-dehydroquinate synthase: MNLQQSTTTITVRTDHSYQVRVGHGLAEEVPPLLAGSQRVAIVHQQSCRDLVSALELRLVADGLDVLRIPVPDAEAAKTTQVLAYCWTSLGKAGFTRSDTVIGVGGGAATDLAGFVAATWLRGVRLITIPTTLLGMVDAAVGGKTGINTAEGKNLVGAFYEPAGVFCDLDALQTLVPEELTPGLAEVIKCGFIADPAILDLVGDDPGAAQDPGSDLIAELVRRSVQVKADVVAADLREATSVGDRVGRELLNYGHTLGHAIERREHYRWRHGNAVSVGMCFAAELARRAGRLADEVAARHAELLSAVGLPTAYDPQAFDELVEAMALDKKTRGSTLRFVILTDLARATILVGPEPELLRRSYAAISEPEPS; encoded by the coding sequence GTGAACTTGCAGCAGTCGACCACCACGATCACCGTCAGGACCGACCACTCCTACCAGGTGCGGGTCGGTCATGGTCTGGCCGAGGAGGTGCCGCCACTGCTGGCCGGCAGCCAACGGGTCGCCATCGTCCACCAGCAGAGTTGCCGCGATCTGGTGTCGGCGCTGGAACTGCGGCTGGTCGCCGACGGGCTGGACGTGTTGCGGATCCCGGTGCCGGACGCCGAGGCGGCCAAGACGACCCAGGTGCTGGCCTACTGCTGGACCTCGCTCGGCAAGGCCGGGTTCACCCGCTCCGACACCGTGATCGGGGTCGGCGGCGGAGCCGCGACCGACCTGGCCGGCTTCGTCGCCGCGACCTGGCTGCGCGGGGTCCGGTTGATCACGATTCCGACCACCCTGCTGGGAATGGTCGATGCGGCGGTCGGCGGCAAGACCGGCATCAACACCGCCGAGGGCAAGAACCTGGTCGGTGCCTTCTACGAGCCGGCCGGGGTGTTCTGTGATCTGGACGCGTTGCAGACCCTGGTACCGGAGGAGCTGACCCCGGGTCTGGCCGAGGTGATCAAGTGCGGCTTCATCGCCGACCCGGCGATCCTCGATCTGGTCGGCGATGATCCGGGCGCTGCACAGGACCCGGGCTCGGACCTGATCGCCGAGCTGGTCCGCCGATCGGTGCAGGTGAAGGCCGATGTGGTCGCCGCCGATCTGCGGGAGGCGACCTCGGTCGGCGACCGGGTGGGCCGCGAGCTGCTCAACTACGGCCACACCCTGGGACACGCCATCGAGCGCCGCGAGCACTATCGCTGGCGGCACGGCAACGCCGTCAGCGTCGGGATGTGCTTCGCCGCCGAGCTCGCCCGGCGGGCCGGCCGGCTGGCCGACGAGGTGGCTGCCCGGCACGCCGAACTGCTGTCCGCGGTCGGGCTGCCGACAGCGTACGATCCGCAAGCCTTCGACGAACTGGTGGAGGCGATGGCACTGGACAAGAAGACCCGCGGTTCGACATTGCGATTCGTCATCCTGACCGACCTGGCACGGGCGACGATCCTGGTCGGTCCGGAGCCGGAACTTCTGCGCCGAAGCTACGCCGCGATCTCCGAACCGGAACCGTCGTGA
- a CDS encoding shikimate kinase has product MIEPGTLEGSGPIVLVGPPSSGKSTVGRLLADRLGAEFVDVDDVIEQRAGKSISDIFTGDGEPAFRRLEVDTTIEMIGRQDAGQLVVSLGGGAVTSEQIRAALSPHRVVWLQVGIAAAADRIGLNTARPLLLGNVRGQLIKLMREREPLYAEVATISVATDKREPPELVESIISRL; this is encoded by the coding sequence ATGATTGAACCCGGGACACTCGAGGGATCAGGGCCGATCGTGCTGGTCGGTCCGCCGAGCTCGGGCAAGTCGACGGTCGGGCGGCTGCTCGCCGACCGGCTCGGCGCCGAGTTCGTCGACGTCGACGACGTGATCGAGCAGCGGGCCGGCAAGTCGATCTCCGACATCTTCACCGGTGACGGCGAACCGGCTTTCCGCCGGCTCGAGGTCGACACCACGATCGAGATGATCGGCCGGCAGGACGCCGGACAGCTTGTCGTCTCGCTCGGCGGCGGGGCCGTCACCTCCGAGCAGATCCGGGCCGCGCTGTCGCCGCATCGGGTGGTCTGGCTGCAGGTCGGGATCGCCGCAGCGGCCGATCGGATCGGGCTGAACACGGCCCGCCCGCTGCTGCTGGGTAACGTACGGGGCCAGCTGATCAAGCTGATGCGGGAACGTGAGCCGCTGTACGCCGAAGTGGCCACGATCAGCGTGGCGACGGACAAGCGGGAGCCGCCGGAGCTGGTCGAATCGATCATCAGCCGGCTGTGA
- the aroC gene encoding chorismate synthase yields MLRWLTAGESHGQGLVAILEGLPSGVRVTSDDIAAALARRRLGFGRGARMKFEADKVTMIGGLRHGVTMGSPVAIEVANTEWPKWQTVMSPDPVDAEVLAGQARNAALTRPRPGHADLVGMQKYRVDEARPILERASARETASRVALGRVAMAYLEQTYGITIVSHVVELGTVKARYGLLPTAADLPAIDADELRCFDTAVSGRMVEEVKTAQKDGDTLGGVVEVLAWGLPPGLGSHIQGDKRLDARLAGALMGIQAIKGVEVGDGFELARTRGSKAHDEIVLGDGGIARASHRAGGTEGGMSTGEVLRVKAAMKPIATVPRALRTVDTSTGEAAVAHHQRSDVCAVPAAGVVAEAMVALVLADACVEKFGGDSVVEATRNHRAYLDDVAERGLQIHD; encoded by the coding sequence ATGCTCCGCTGGTTGACTGCTGGTGAATCCCATGGCCAAGGCCTGGTCGCCATCCTCGAGGGACTGCCGTCCGGTGTCCGGGTGACCTCCGACGACATCGCTGCTGCTCTTGCCCGACGCCGGCTCGGCTTCGGCCGCGGCGCCCGGATGAAGTTCGAGGCAGACAAGGTGACGATGATCGGCGGCCTGCGGCACGGGGTGACGATGGGATCGCCGGTGGCCATCGAGGTCGCCAACACCGAGTGGCCGAAGTGGCAGACGGTGATGTCGCCGGACCCGGTGGACGCCGAGGTGCTGGCCGGGCAGGCCCGCAACGCTGCCCTGACCCGGCCGCGACCCGGACATGCCGACCTGGTCGGGATGCAGAAGTATCGGGTCGACGAGGCCCGGCCGATCCTGGAACGCGCCAGCGCTCGGGAGACCGCCTCCCGGGTCGCGCTCGGCCGGGTGGCGATGGCCTACCTGGAACAGACCTACGGGATCACCATCGTCAGCCATGTGGTGGAACTCGGCACGGTGAAGGCCCGCTACGGACTGCTGCCGACTGCCGCGGATCTGCCGGCGATCGACGCCGACGAGCTGCGCTGCTTCGACACCGCAGTCAGCGGACGGATGGTCGAGGAGGTCAAGACCGCGCAGAAGGACGGCGACACCCTCGGCGGCGTGGTCGAGGTGTTGGCCTGGGGACTGCCGCCGGGACTGGGATCGCACATCCAGGGCGACAAGCGGTTGGACGCCCGGTTGGCCGGCGCCCTGATGGGCATTCAGGCGATCAAGGGCGTCGAGGTCGGCGACGGCTTCGAACTGGCCCGGACCCGCGGCAGCAAGGCACACGATGAGATCGTGCTCGGCGACGGTGGCATCGCCCGTGCATCGCATCGGGCGGGCGGCACCGAAGGCGGGATGAGCACCGGTGAGGTGCTGCGGGTCAAGGCGGCGATGAAGCCGATCGCCACCGTGCCGCGCGCGCTGCGTACCGTCGACACCAGCACCGGCGAGGCCGCGGTGGCGCACCATCAGCGGTCCGATGTCTGCGCAGTGCCGGCGGCCGGCGTCGTCGCCGAGGCGATGGTGGCGCTGGTGCTGGCCGACGCCTGCGTGGAGAAGTTCGGCGGCGACTCGGTCGTGGAAGCGACCCGCAACCACCGGGCCTACCTCGACGACGTCGCCGAACGCGGCCTGCAGATCCATGATTGA
- a CDS encoding endonuclease domain-containing protein, which yields MRDDIAALMDGGVILRRDHPELGQRLNRLRRKGELVAVLPGVLVAPDLATDWRTKVIAGLRWLGPDAVLTGHAAARLTFWPGCSREDAMFLTPRQQRSRRGWQVMTAVVPPEMIRRHHGIALTCPAYTAMMLAGGPDGGNVIDEALRSGSATLQEMRAALAAMPDRTGNQQRRWLLHDSRDKPWSELEREGHRLLRRQRLSRWQTNARVQTAVGDYAVDVLFDESRVVVEFDGYEYHSKPTAFENDRRRRNALVLAGYTVLNFTWTQVFRDPEWVIGCIRAAIGMSYQFDSRAA from the coding sequence ATGAGAGATGACATAGCAGCACTGATGGACGGCGGGGTGATTCTTCGCCGTGACCACCCCGAGCTCGGGCAACGGTTGAATCGGCTCCGCAGGAAGGGGGAGCTGGTGGCCGTCCTGCCCGGAGTGTTGGTCGCGCCGGATCTGGCGACCGATTGGCGGACGAAGGTGATTGCCGGTCTGCGCTGGCTCGGTCCCGATGCCGTGCTGACCGGGCATGCCGCGGCACGCCTGACCTTCTGGCCGGGTTGCAGTCGGGAAGACGCGATGTTTCTGACACCTCGGCAACAGCGATCCCGTCGCGGGTGGCAGGTGATGACGGCCGTGGTGCCGCCGGAGATGATCCGGCGGCACCACGGAATCGCGCTGACCTGCCCGGCCTACACAGCGATGATGCTGGCGGGCGGGCCGGACGGCGGGAACGTCATCGACGAGGCATTGCGATCCGGCTCGGCGACTCTGCAGGAGATGCGGGCCGCCCTGGCAGCGATGCCCGATCGCACGGGGAACCAGCAGCGCCGGTGGCTGCTGCACGACTCCCGCGACAAACCCTGGTCGGAACTGGAACGCGAAGGTCATCGGCTGCTCCGTCGGCAGCGTCTGAGCCGATGGCAGACCAATGCCAGGGTGCAGACGGCCGTGGGCGACTACGCCGTCGACGTGCTGTTCGATGAGAGTCGGGTGGTCGTGGAGTTCGACGGATACGAGTATCACAGCAAGCCCACTGCGTTCGAGAACGACCGCCGACGGCGCAACGCCCTCGTGCTGGCCGGCTACACGGTCCTGAACTTCACCTGGACCCAAGTGTTCCGCGATCCCGAATGGGTGATCGGCTGTATTCGGGCGGCGATCGGAATGTCGTATCAGTTCGACTCCCGGGCCGCCTGA
- a CDS encoding sugar ABC transporter ATP-binding protein codes for MTQLLTVEGVSKAFPGVQALADVGFDLGAGEVLALIGENGAGKSTLMKILAGTYTADSGSIVIDGAPVQITHPRQAQELGISIIHQELNLMPHLTVAQNIFIGREPRYGPFLAEGRLVARTRDLLDRLGLTLDPNATVDRLPVAAQQLVEIAKALSYPNTRILIMDEPTSAISEADTQGLFTLIRGLQRTGVGVVYISHRMAELRQIADRATVLRDGRQVGTHRLDEVSDSEIIRAMVGRDLPDPATADSPTDQAPAPGQEPTPRTAPDRDPVLEVRGLSTPDLIRDVSFELYPGEILGFAGLIGAGRTEVARAIIGADRRSTGSIMINGRPVSVRTPAQAVRHGISYLPEDRKRHGLMLDQSVQFNTVLASLPQFTRFGFTENARTRRVVRDAVSALRVKTPSIDAPVRNLSGGNQQKVVIAKWLARQCDVLIFDEPTRGIDVGAKQEIYQLLTDLVGQGKSVIVISSELPEVLRLSDRIVVMSQGRITGLLDRSEADSETIMELATRNVSSFEEGSVA; via the coding sequence ATGACACAGCTACTCACCGTCGAGGGCGTCAGCAAGGCGTTCCCCGGCGTTCAGGCGTTGGCCGATGTCGGCTTCGATCTCGGTGCCGGCGAGGTGTTGGCGTTGATCGGCGAGAACGGCGCCGGCAAGTCGACGCTGATGAAGATCCTGGCCGGCACCTACACCGCCGACAGCGGCTCCATCGTGATCGACGGCGCCCCGGTGCAGATCACTCATCCGCGGCAGGCCCAGGAACTCGGGATCAGCATCATCCATCAGGAGCTCAACCTGATGCCGCATCTGACCGTCGCCCAGAACATCTTCATCGGCCGCGAGCCGCGTTACGGGCCGTTCCTGGCCGAGGGCCGACTGGTCGCCAGGACCAGGGACCTGCTGGACCGGCTCGGGCTGACCCTGGACCCGAACGCCACGGTCGATCGGCTGCCGGTGGCCGCCCAGCAACTGGTCGAGATCGCCAAAGCACTCTCCTATCCGAACACCCGGATTCTGATCATGGACGAGCCGACCTCGGCGATCAGCGAAGCCGACACCCAGGGACTGTTCACCCTGATCCGCGGACTGCAACGGACCGGTGTCGGCGTCGTCTACATCTCGCACCGGATGGCCGAACTCCGGCAGATCGCCGACCGGGCGACCGTGCTACGGGACGGACGGCAGGTCGGCACCCATCGGCTGGACGAGGTCTCCGACAGCGAGATCATCCGCGCCATGGTCGGTCGCGATCTCCCCGACCCCGCGACAGCCGACAGCCCGACCGATCAGGCACCGGCTCCGGGTCAGGAACCTACCCCGCGGACGGCGCCGGACCGCGATCCGGTCCTGGAGGTCCGCGGGCTGTCCACTCCGGATCTGATCCGCGACGTCAGCTTCGAGCTGTATCCGGGCGAGATCCTCGGCTTCGCCGGACTGATCGGCGCCGGACGCACCGAGGTGGCCCGGGCGATCATCGGAGCAGATCGGCGCAGCACCGGATCGATCATGATCAACGGGCGACCGGTGTCGGTCCGCACCCCGGCTCAGGCCGTCCGGCACGGCATCAGCTATCTGCCCGAGGACCGCAAACGCCACGGCCTGATGCTGGACCAGAGTGTGCAGTTCAACACCGTGCTGGCGTCGCTGCCACAGTTCACCCGGTTCGGCTTCACCGAGAACGCCCGGACCCGCAGGGTGGTCCGCGATGCCGTCTCCGCACTGCGGGTGAAGACACCCAGCATCGACGCCCCGGTCCGGAATCTGTCCGGCGGCAACCAGCAGAAGGTGGTGATCGCCAAATGGCTGGCCCGACAGTGTGACGTGTTGATCTTCGATGAGCCGACCCGCGGCATCGACGTCGGCGCCAAGCAGGAGATCTACCAGCTGTTGACCGACCTGGTCGGTCAGGGCAAGTCGGTGATCGTGATCTCCTCCGAACTGCCGGAAGTGCTCAGACTCTCCGACCGGATCGTCGTGATGTCCCAGGGCCGCATCACCGGACTGCTCGACCGCTCCGAGGCCGATTCCGAAACGATCATGGAACTGGCGACCCGCAACGTCTCCAGCTTCGAGGAAGGCAGTGTCGCATGA
- a CDS encoding ABC transporter permease, which produces MTTMTPAARWVDTLPGFLRRWLQQALAFGTLILLVIIFSIANPDFATFSNLTSVLLSTAVIGVLALGTTFVIITGGIDLSLGTGMTLCAVFTGIVMVDWGLPLPIGLLGGLAMGALIGLVNGLNVTVLRLPPFIATLAMMMVAQGLALVLSGVKPIYFTKSPGFRQLALGAIIPGIPSAVLILFALALVAWIVLSKTLLGRMTYAIGSNAEAARLSGINTAGWLLAVYILGGLFTGAAGILIAARLNSAQPQLGVGYELQAIAAVIIGGTSLLGGRGSIVGTLIGALIMSVLINGLRILAIQSEWQNVVVGIVIAIAVFTDNLRRRRMGDSA; this is translated from the coding sequence ATGACGACCATGACTCCGGCCGCCCGATGGGTCGACACCCTGCCCGGATTCCTCCGCCGCTGGCTGCAACAGGCACTCGCCTTCGGCACCCTGATCCTGCTCGTGATCATCTTTTCGATTGCCAACCCCGACTTCGCCACCTTCAGCAATCTGACCTCGGTGCTGCTGTCCACCGCGGTGATCGGTGTGCTGGCCCTGGGCACCACGTTCGTGATCATCACCGGCGGCATCGACCTGTCGCTCGGTACCGGGATGACCCTGTGTGCGGTGTTCACCGGGATCGTGATGGTGGACTGGGGACTGCCGCTGCCGATCGGGCTGCTCGGCGGGTTGGCGATGGGCGCGCTGATCGGGCTGGTCAACGGGCTGAACGTCACCGTCCTCCGACTGCCGCCGTTCATCGCCACGCTGGCGATGATGATGGTCGCCCAAGGTCTGGCACTGGTGCTCTCCGGGGTGAAGCCGATCTATTTCACCAAGTCGCCAGGCTTCCGCCAGCTTGCCCTCGGGGCGATCATCCCGGGCATCCCGAGCGCGGTGCTGATCCTGTTCGCCCTCGCGCTGGTCGCCTGGATCGTGTTGAGCAAGACGCTGCTCGGCCGGATGACGTACGCGATCGGGTCGAATGCGGAGGCGGCGCGGCTGTCCGGGATCAACACCGCCGGCTGGCTGCTCGCGGTCTACATCCTGGGTGGGCTGTTCACCGGTGCGGCCGGCATCCTGATCGCCGCCCGGCTCAATTCGGCGCAGCCGCAGCTCGGTGTCGGCTACGAGTTGCAGGCGATCGCCGCGGTGATCATCGGCGGCACCTCGCTGTTGGGTGGTCGCGGATCGATCGTCGGGACGTTGATCGGTGCGCTGATCATGAGCGTGCTGATCAACGGATTGCGGATCCTGGCGATCCAGTCCGAATGGCAGAACGTGGTGGTCGGCATCGTGATCGCGATCGCCGTGTTCACCGACAACCTGCGTCGCCGCCGGATGGGCGACAGCGCGTGA